The window TGTGGTGGTGGTACCTGCCCCCGGGAATATGTATCACACTCTGTGTAATGTTTATAGCACTGATGGGGTTCGGGTTCGAAGGAAGAGAAAAAGAAAACGGAAAAAGGGGAGTGGATTCGGAATGAATGCCCTGCTGGAAGTAAAAGACCTCAACGTTTCTTTCCAGGGAAATGAAAACGAAAAAAGGAAAGAAAAAGAAAGCGTGACAGCTGTTTTCTACGTTTCATTTTCGATAAGGGAAAAAGAAACCCTGGCCCTCGTAGGGGAAACGGGCTGTGGGAAATCCGTCGTTGCACATGCGATTATGCGTCTGCTTCCCCCGGAATCCAGAGTTAAAGGGACAATAGAATTCGGAGGCAAAAACCTCCTTGAACTGAGCGAAAAAGAGATGGCAAAGCTCAGGGGAAAAGAAATCTCCATAATTTTCCAGAACCCTTCTCTTGCTTTAAATCCTGTATATTCCATAGGGCACCAGCTTGCAGAACCCCTCCGAATTCACGGACAGGAAAAGAGAAAAGGGAAGGAATGGAAGGAAGAAAAGGAGATAAAGGAAAAAGGGTGGAAAGAAAAGGAGGAGAAGAATGAGAAGGGATTGAAGATGAGGAAGAACAACTTCTCAAAAGTCGCAAGAGTCCTTAAACGTATGGGTTTTTCAAATCCCCATGAATATATGGGATACTACCCCTCCTGGTGTTCCGGAGGAATGAACCAGCGCTTTTTGATTGCGGCTTCGACAATGCTTGACCCAGTCCTTCTTATAGCAGACGAACCCAGCAAAGGGCTCGACAGGAACCGCGTAGCCGAACTGGAAATAGAACTGAAACGACTGAAAGAAAAAAGTGAAACTGCCATTCTTCTCATAAGCCACGACCTCGGCTTTGTGCGGCGGCTTGCAGACAGGGTTGCCGTAATGTATGCCGGAGAAATCGTTGAGATTACTGATCCTTCAAGCCTTTTTGAAAGACCGCTACACCCCTACACTCGGGCCCTCCTGAACAGCCTGCCTGAAAGGGGTTTTGTTCCCATACCCGGTTCATCCCCACCTCTCAGCAGCCCGCCTGAAGGCTGCAGGTTCCATCCGAGATGTCCTTTTAAGGAAAAACTCTGCATGCAGGAACATCCCGAACTCAAAGAAAGCAATGGAAGAGCTGTGAGGTGTTTTTTGTGTCTTTGAAAGCCGAAAACCTCTCCAGGGCGTACGGGTCCGGTCTGCTGGGAAGGGGAAAATGCATTTTTCGGGACGTATCTTTTGAAC is drawn from Methanosarcina lacustris Z-7289 and contains these coding sequences:
- a CDS encoding ABC transporter ATP-binding protein, whose amino-acid sequence is MNALLEVKDLNVSFQGNENEKRKEKESVTAVFYVSFSIREKETLALVGETGCGKSVVAHAIMRLLPPESRVKGTIEFGGKNLLELSEKEMAKLRGKEISIIFQNPSLALNPVYSIGHQLAEPLRIHGQEKRKGKEWKEEKEIKEKGWKEKEEKNEKGLKMRKNNFSKVARVLKRMGFSNPHEYMGYYPSWCSGGMNQRFLIAASTMLDPVLLIADEPSKGLDRNRVAELEIELKRLKEKSETAILLISHDLGFVRRLADRVAVMYAGEIVEITDPSSLFERPLHPYTRALLNSLPERGFVPIPGSSPPLSSPPEGCRFHPRCPFKEKLCMQEHPELKESNGRAVRCFLCL